CCAACTCTTGCAATACCAGCCTGATCCGTTCGCCGACGCTTTTTCCGCTCTTTTCGGGTCTTGCGTCCTTTTCCCTGGTCTCGAAAAGCACCCTCTGGGGCAAGGAGAGGATGTGGTCAAATCCGATTTCCTCGACGATCATCCCGAATCCGTGACGCATCAAAGCGGCCGCAATTTCGCGATAACGGCTGAGATGGCGCATCCTTTTTCCGAACATCGCAGGTCTCCTTTGACAGACCGGGGACCCCAGAAGAGTCCCCGGCGTTTATTCGTCTCTTTTTTCCAGCTGCTCAATCCGTTGTTCCAGGCGGCGGATCTCATCCTTCGTGGCCACGTCCAATTCCTCCAGCAGTGATTTGAGCTGCTCGCGCAAGAGGCGTTTCAATTCGTTTTTTTCTTCCTCTCCCCGCTGCATCAGTTGCTGGATCATCTGCCTGGACTCTTCCCTGGACAATTCCC
The Bacillus thermozeamaize DNA segment above includes these coding regions:
- a CDS encoding polyhydroxyalkanoate synthesis regulator, which produces MIDLFKKGLAFGLGLAITSKEQIEQVVNEWVKKGELSREESRQMIQQLMQRGEEEKNELKRLLREQLKSLLEELDVATKDEIRRLEQRIEQLEKRDE